The genomic segment CAACCGTTCAGCGGCGGGCGTGAATCCAGCGTCTCGCCGGCTTCGATGGGTCCATTGCTTACGGATGCGTTCGATCCGGGCCCGCTGAAAGGCGCGTGCAGCCTCGAAGCGTAGTTCGTCGGTGAACCAGAACCGCACCCAGGCTTGAAGGTACTCAGTTGGCCGGTACTCGCTTTGTGGCGAGAACCACGCCACCTCGATATCCATTTCATTGGCAGAGAAAAGCGGTGTGCCCCCGCCACCACAGAAACCGACGAGGACCCCCGCTTTGGCCAACTCCCGCATGGCCGCCTGGGTGATGGAGGTGCCCGTTCCAAGCAGCACCGTGGTGGTATTGGCAATCGGAATGTTCCAGTACAGAGATTCCTTTCCCCGGTCAGTGACGTATTCGACGCGTCCGCCGTTGACCAAGACACGGCAATGCTGGAGGTAATAGATGTTGGCCCGCTTCGAGTGCAGGATGGATTTGAGGTCAGTGGGCGAAAAGTCATCCTTGCGGCCGATGGTGGACATACTCGGAACTCAAAGTGGCAGGCGCAGACCTGCACCCTACCCCGCCCCAGTCTCATTTAGTGAGACGCCCCCGCGCGTCACCCTCACGCCTACTCCCCCAACACGGCAGAATCAGCCTGCGATTCATTGATCTCGGGGACTCACCATGCTGGCCGCACGTGAACATTGGGGCAGCCGTTTCGGCTTCATCATGGCCACGGCCGGGTCAGCGATTGGGCTGGGGAATATCTGGCGCTTCCCGTACATCGCGGGCGAGAACGGCGGCTCGGCGTTCATCCTGATTTATCTGGCGGTGGTACTGAGCTTCGGCATTTCGCTGGTGATGGCCGAGATGGTGTTGGGCCGGGCAACGCAGCGCAATCCGGTGGGGGCTTTTCGCGCGCTGGGCGGTCCACGCTGGGCGTTCGCGGGTGGCCTGGGGGTGCTGACCGGCTTCGTGATTCTGTCGTTCTACGTGGTGGTGGCGGGCTGGACGCTGGCCTACATCGTGTTCATGGCGGGCAATGAGTTGGCGACCACCGAGTCGGCCGTGCTGGGTGCGCATTTTGGCAACTTCACCAGCCAGACCTTCGCGCCGCTGTTGGCCGCCGCGGTGTTCATGGCGATGACGGCGTGGATTGTCGCGGGCGGCGTCGGCAAGGGGATAGAACGCGCCAGCAAGGTGCTCATGCCGCTGTTGTTCGTGTTGTTGCTGGCGCTGGTGGCGCGCTCGGTGACGATGCCGGGCGCCGACGCGGGGTTGGCGTTTCTGCTGACGCCGGATTTCTCGCGGGTCGACATGAACACCGTGATCAGCGCCACCGCGCAGGCGTTTTTCTCGCTGTCGATCGGCATGGGCGTGATGATCACCTACGGCTCGTACCTGCAACGCGACGTCAACATTCCGCGTTCGACGCTGATCATCGTGTTGCTCGATGTGGGCGTTGCGGTGCTCGCCGCGCTGATGGTGCTGCCGGCGGTTTTTGCCGTGGGGCTGGACCCCAGCGCCGGGCCGGGCCTGACCTTCATCACCCTGCCCGCGGTGTTCGCCAGCCTGCCGTTCGGGCAGGTGTTCGGCGTGCTGTTTTTCAGCCTGCTGGCCATTGCCGCGCTCACTTCGGCGGTGTCGATACTCGAACCGATGATTGCCTGGGCAGTGGACGAGCACGGTATTCGCCGCGGTGTCGCAACCCTGGTGGCGTCACTGGTCTGCCTGCTGTTGGCCATTCCCGCATCTCTGTCGTTCGGGCCGCTCAGTGACGCGACACTGGCAGGCAGAACCTTTTTCGACTGGATGGATTTTCTGGCCAACAACGTGATGCTGCCGCTGGGCGGGTTGCTGGTAGCCAGCTTCATCGGCTGGCGCTGGTCAGGCCCGGCGCGCGCGCACCTGTCAAACGACGGCACGTTGTGCCTGCCGTGGCTGTCGGCATGGATCTGGCTGTTGCGTATTGGCGCGCCGGTCGCCATCGCCGCGCTGGTGTGGCAGGCGGTGGGCGGTTCCTGAAACTCTCAATCAAAGGTCTTCCCCCTTGGATGCATTCTT from the Polycyclovorans algicola TG408 genome contains:
- the cas1f gene encoding type I-F CRISPR-associated endonuclease Cas1f, translated to MSTIGRKDDFSPTDLKSILHSKRANIYYLQHCRVLVNGGRVEYVTDRGKESLYWNIPIANTTTVLLGTGTSITQAAMRELAKAGVLVGFCGGGGTPLFSANEMDIEVAWFSPQSEYRPTEYLQAWVRFWFTDELRFEAARAFQRARIERIRKQWTHRSRRDAGFTPAAERLDSLLDRSMRQLDHLTDTTALLTEEARLTKALFKVAVDTVGYGDFTRAKRGTGTDPANRFLDHGNYLAYGLGATATWVLGLPHGLAVLHGKTRRGGLVFDVADLVKDASILPQAFLSAMRGDDEQAFRRNCIEALTRSESLDFMIDTVKAVAMDTAGLVE
- a CDS encoding sodium-dependent transporter, with translation MLAAREHWGSRFGFIMATAGSAIGLGNIWRFPYIAGENGGSAFILIYLAVVLSFGISLVMAEMVLGRATQRNPVGAFRALGGPRWAFAGGLGVLTGFVILSFYVVVAGWTLAYIVFMAGNELATTESAVLGAHFGNFTSQTFAPLLAAAVFMAMTAWIVAGGVGKGIERASKVLMPLLFVLLLALVARSVTMPGADAGLAFLLTPDFSRVDMNTVISATAQAFFSLSIGMGVMITYGSYLQRDVNIPRSTLIIVLLDVGVAVLAALMVLPAVFAVGLDPSAGPGLTFITLPAVFASLPFGQVFGVLFFSLLAIAALTSAVSILEPMIAWAVDEHGIRRGVATLVASLVCLLLAIPASLSFGPLSDATLAGRTFFDWMDFLANNVMLPLGGLLVASFIGWRWSGPARAHLSNDGTLCLPWLSAWIWLLRIGAPVAIAALVWQAVGGS